A genomic window from Triticum urartu cultivar G1812 chromosome 7, Tu2.1, whole genome shotgun sequence includes:
- the LOC125525352 gene encoding uncharacterized protein LOC125525352 — translation MDQREGSRKRARGEEEEGDSPPAKMSALAAAAAADAQAEAAFHEAAPAVVEGGDGDGDAWKPPPGVFDFPWLSCHGGLDAPVTSPLVELREVFFRSAVDGHVAAVGVPGDRFIAPPSNMMLFVVLEEWVVTAGDDEVDPMWRAVLEGANPAA, via the coding sequence ATGGATCAGCGAGAGGGCAGCAGGAAGCGTGCgcggggagaggaggaggagggggactCGCCGCCAGCGAAGATGTCGgctctggcggcggcggcggcggctgatgCGCAGGCGGAAGCGGCATTCCATGAGGCGGCGCCGGCGGTGGTGGAGGgcggggatggggatggggatgcGTGGAAGCCGCCGCCGGGGGTGTTCGACTTCCCGTGGCTGAGTTGCCACGGCGGCCTGGACGCCCCCGTCACCAGCCCCCTGGTGGAGCTCCGGGAGGTGTTCTTCCGTTCGGCTGTGGACGGGCACGTGGCGGCGGTGGGCGTGCCCGGCGACCGCTTCATCGCGCCGCCGAGCAACATGATGCTGTTCGTCGTCCTGGAGGAGTGGGTCGTCACCGCCGGCGACGACGAGGTGGACCCCATGTGGCGCGCCGTGCTCGAGGGGGCCAATCCCGCCGCATGA